A region of the Gemmatimonadota bacterium genome:
CGCCGCGAAGCACGAATCCCGCGCCCATGTAAAGCCCGTTGGCAAAAGCCCGGTTTTCTGGGCAGCTTTCCTGTACCATTGCCATGACCACAGGACCGGTGGAGAGGGCGACAAAGCCCAGGATGATTAAGATGGGAAATAAGGCCCAGCCCTGGGTTTCGAGAAAGACAAATAGGAGGAGGGGAGTTGCGATCATGGAGAAGCCGAGGATTTGTTTGCGTCCCCAGCGGTCACTTACCCATCCGCCGATTAGCGCGCCGCCAATGCCCGCGCCCTCCAGGACGGAGAGAGATGCGCCCGATAGCCATAAGCTGGCGCCTTCTTCGGTCAAAAAGGTGGGGAGGAATGCGGTCAGGGAGGCCATCATAAATGCGCGGACAAAGACAATGCCCGATAGGGGTATCATGACCGGTGCCATGCGTTTTAAGGCGGCCTGCCAGGTTAGTGCTTTATATGCGGATATGACGCGGCTGGCGACGCTTCTCATCCGCAATAAGAGTATCAGTGAGGCCACGACGCCTGCGGGTATCAGATAGGTCATTCCGGCGATTCCCCACAGGCCGATGACGCTTACGATTAATATAGGTCCCAGGGTGCGACCGAGTTCACCGCATAACATCCAGATGCCCATTCCGCGTCCCAGGTTGGATCCCGAGAGCGTTCCTGCCATTGCGGGTCCAACGGCGTGAAAAGCTGCGGAGCTAAATCCCGTGATTAATAATAGGACGACAAGGGCGAGGTAACCTTGCGCTATGCCGAGCAGGCTCATGGCGATGCCCGTTATTGCAGGTCCCAGGATTACGAGAGATCGCAAGTTCAGGCGGTCTGCCTGATGTCCGATGATGGGTTGAAATACCGAGGGTGCCTGCCTGACGACCATTAACAAGCTGGCTTCGGTTTTGGATAGGGATAGGGTTTGTATGAAGATGGGGAGTAAGGGGGGTAAGAATCCGCTGTATGTGTCGTGTACTGCATGCCCGCCGGAGAGGGTGATTACGTCGCGGGTCTGAAAACGACTGTTATTACTATTTGAGGACAAGGGCAGGTCTTACAGTTTGATCACGGCGATGAGAATGCCCGTTATTGCGACCATGGTGGTAATGATCCAGATGAAACGGGATTCAAGGATTTTATTCGTGTCATCAATGCGCTTATTCGTCTCGCCAATGCGCTGTCCCAGGGACTGGTTGGTCTCGTCAATGCGTTTATTTGTCTCGTCAATGCGCTTATTTGTTTCGACCATCTGCAGGCGCAACTCTTTGCTGTCTTCGCGCATCTGCAGGCGCATGTCTTGCAGGTCTTCGCGTAGATACGCAATGCCCCAATGGGTATTATCGTCAGATGTGGTCGCTTGAGATTCGGATGTTTCGGCCATCATAGATCTCCTGTTTCTCTTTGGAGAGAGGGGGCGGAGTCATATAAACAAGATATGCTATCACAGCAAAAAGTCAATGGTCTATCGACTATTTCACCATAGGCTAAGTTCAGCACTGTTTCTTAGGGTTGCGGGAATAGAAATGGGGACATAATTTAGGGACTGGAACGGCCCATTATTATATAAGGATTATTACATGTCTGATTATCCCCCTATTCGTCCAATTACCCGGGGACCTGAGTTCCACTGGTTTGGTTATTACGATAAGTGGCAAATAGATCCTTCAGGCCGGTACGCGCTCGGTATGGCGGTGGATTTTGAACACCGGTCGCCCTTTGCGGATGATACGATCGGGCTGGGGATTATTGATATGGAGGATGGGGATACGTGGTCTGAGTTTGGGCGCACGCGGGCGTGGTGCTGGCAACAGGGGTGTATGTTGCAGTGGATTCCCGATTCGGATACGGAGGTTATTTTTAATGATCGCGAGGGGGATGCGTTTGTTTCGCGGATTTACAATGTGAAAACGGGGGCTGTTCGGACTCTTCCGCACGCGATTTATGCGATTTCACCCGATGGGAAGACCGCGATTGGGGCGGATTTTCGCCGGATCAATCACATGCGGCCCGGGTATGGGTATGCGGGGA
Encoded here:
- a CDS encoding MFS transporter; the encoded protein is MPLSSNSNNSRFQTRDVITLSGGHAVHDTYSGFLPPLLPIFIQTLSLSKTEASLLMVVRQAPSVFQPIIGHQADRLNLRSLVILGPAITGIAMSLLGIAQGYLALVVLLLITGFSSAAFHAVGPAMAGTLSGSNLGRGMGIWMLCGELGRTLGPILIVSVIGLWGIAGMTYLIPAGVVASLILLLRMRSVASRVISAYKALTWQAALKRMAPVMIPLSGIVFVRAFMMASLTAFLPTFLTEEGASLWLSGASLSVLEGAGIGGALIGGWVSDRWGRKQILGFSMIATPLLLFVFLETQGWALFPILIILGFVALSTGPVVMAMVQESCPENRAFANGLYMGAGFVLRGVAMLLLGIMADAYSLRRAFEISAILMLLGVVLVFRIPGRST